Genomic DNA from Asterias amurensis chromosome 2, ASM3211899v1:
CTCCTACTTGAGATGGTTGGATATTTGCCTGATTGCTCTCTAAGAAGTTAAAGATGcaacacattattttgtttcactttttgaaaaacattatttttacttgattgttttctttattgttGGAGCGTTCTTGTTTTCCTTACAAATAGATTGAACGCTTTAATGtgtgttagttttgcatcaggataaagaTTACAACTTGTTTTATTCTTACACGGatgtgtataaagcactgaATCTcttagttctgtgaaaaaaatcgcAGCCAAATCACTAAGATTGAAAGTTAGTACATTGATAAACACATACAGctctttttaaaaaatagttttagaAGAATGAGGTAAGGCAGTGATGGAGTTGTTGTGTCATCTTGCATGAAGTACAGGACGACCAAAAACATTTGTAGTGCCATAAGATAAGGTCTAACAGTTTGCAGGTTTAAGAAATGCGTTTAATTGCACCATGGTTAGAGTGTTGTTTGGGGTTGGAGTTAGAATGctagggttgtgggttcgaatcccactccagtAGTTTGCCTAATGGATGGGAGGGTTAATGTTGTCCTTACCTTGCAGGAGTCGCAGTTTTTCTCATACCAATATCGGAGCCCCCGTCGTTGATTCTTTGAAATCTTCTCCCATGGCTCTCTCCAGTTGCAATTTGTGAACTTTAGTTTTGCTGCTGAAATCTTGCCTGTAGGGAATTGATGAAATTAGGAAATAGAATTTAGTTAGGCGTAAAATGTCCCAACCTCCAAAAACTGTCCCACATGTGTTTAGTTTTAAACAGCAAAAAAATCAGTTAATGACCTGACaatttgaccctagcagagtctttctcgaaaggcTAATAAGTTTTACTTGGTAAACACCTTTTGCAATTGGACCTTTTCAAACAAGGCAACTTTGAGGGAACTAAGTGCAGTGCAGGCTACAGaaacactttggtagcacacaagtaaattttcaaaaaatgtcaTATAATTcccaagaaaacaaatttaacgTTACAAATGTGGATGCCTTTTTTTTTGGAGATTGCTTGGAAATGACCCTAATTAGTTTTGTAAATTTCACTCAGAGTTGTGTTTTCTTGCATTTGTTCAATTAACTTGTTAGAAAGATCCTTTAAATAATTCTGTTTGCGTTTTAGTCTAAATTGACTGTTATACTTGGTTAATGGTGTTCCAAATCAAATGGCTATACACACACATCCATGATCTGGGGGTGTGAGCCATGAAATAAGTAAAATGTATattatcaacagagggcgctattttcatTTCATGTGGAGCTTTCAGGTTTGGGTATTGGATCAATGGTTGTGTTCAGGGCTTGATTGCTTTGGAGTGCAGAGTGGAACTCTGTTTTACTTTGATATTGAAtatgttttttattcaaatgaaaCAATTCCTGAGATCATACAATCGCAATTATGCTCATTTATAGAATCTTGAAAAGTTATGTCCACACCTGAAGTATAATCTgcatttggaatacacaatctgagaaacactACTCTCAGAGTCAATTTCAGGGAAATAGAAAAGGATATAGTCATCCAATAACCACAGTACTCTGAAGTGAACAAATTCTCAAAACGCAtgatactatccaaagctgctaaACGccttaccaagtaattttcttaagttcaaatatttttggaaTAAAAAGTAATAACTTTTTCCATATTTGCAGTAATtcatttgtgaaaattttcaaaatttccaaagctgctgtacttctaaccaagtatgttttttattCAGAGTAATTACTAAGGGTAAAAACAGACAACCTAAACAACCTAaccaaaacatttaaatttctGTGTTAATATGAGAACTCACCCATAATGACATATGTTTTTCCAACCTCCAGATTTGCCACACCACACATAGATTCATAAAAGGATGTGTATAATTCGGGGTGGCTCCCTTCGGCAATGAATTGATGTCCCTTGTAGACTTCTCGAACCCAAACCTTGTACGATCTCTCTGCGCTTGTCAAGACCGGTAGAGGGAGCTGTTGTAAATCATTTGTACTGAAACCTTTCTTGACAACCATCTTGACGGATTTGATGCGCACTTTGATAACTGAAAAGATTGAGGgggaataatgataataataattaaataactaTCTTATACactgtattttttaatgaaGTATCAATGCGCATTAcaatagtgccctggtcattgggccaatagcATTCCTGTAATCTTAGCTCCCTGGGGAATTTGCAGCCCTGAGCTGCTTTGGtgatcctacctccatggtgcaCCAAAGGCTTTTTCCGAACACTCTCATtctctaccctcgcaggcaTACATTTATATaccttggtgaagagaagcaattatagtgaagtatGTTGCTCAGTTACACAAGTGTTGttacagggattcgaacccacacaacTGTCATAAcagggattagaacccacaacCAATGACAAAGATACTAGAATTTGAGTTTGATGCTCCACCATGACATCCTACTCCATGATACCACAGTGGGTATCTGTTGAATAGCCATCTTGTTTCTGTAGTTCTCCCATTGTGGGTTAACCATTTGGTTGAACAAAGGGACTTTTTCTAAACCTTCGGCTCCAGCTTGGGCTCCGCCTCCCGGCTTGGCTTCCGGCTCCGGCTAGGGCACCGTCATCAATGTTGGTGCAGTCTGCATCAACATCAAATGGAGCCCGGAGCCAGAGCTTGAGCCtaatctgaggttttgaaaaagCCCCAAAGCTCGAAGGTGAAATAGTTGCAGCTGTACTTGATACACAATTGCAGGGAATAGTATGCAGAGAGATGGTGGAGGCATATGTTCAGGGGTTCTTTACAATTTTTGTAAAGAAATTTTACTTTGTCTCAATCTCCGACAACCTCGTAACTCCAGTGATTAAGAGGAACAACTCCCTAGACTTCAAGAAATTTGCCATAAATTTATCCCTCTGATTTCAGTTTTATCTCTTTATTGACACCAAagtttctttgggggggggggggacaaaaaACTAAACGGAACATGTAAT
This window encodes:
- the LOC139954462 gene encoding metalloproteinase inhibitor 3-like, yielding MTATSVAVSVCLLTVVILLCHLQLASSCSCLPQHTQHHFCNSHFVIKVRIKSVKMVVKKGFSTNDLQQLPLPVLTSAERSYKVWVREVYKGHQFIAEGSHPELYTSFYESMCGVANLEVGKTYVIMGKISAAKLKFTNCNWREPWEKISKNQRRGLRYWYEKNCDSCKIDACGAFSPCSQQEKERAASGESCLWDPMSGQCQNLHSSCVKHDGGACRWFKTTELMRSKNCTKSNQKVLNKKMDFFHR